CTGGGCGGCTACGAAACCTGGCCCGGCACGAATCGCTTGGAGAAGCAAGCCTCGGTGAAGTTCCTCGACAACCTGATCGAGATGGCCGGTGAACTGGCTGCGCCGCCGGCAACTTCGGCTGCGAAAGAGGCAAACGGCACGACAGCGAAGAACGCGAAGACTCCATGACGACTTACTACGCCGAAGGCTCTCCGACGACCGAACTCTCCGCCGCCGACATGCGCGCGGCGTTGCATGAGGCGTTTCGCGCGCTCGGGCCGCGCGAGCGCGTGTTGGCCGTCCCTCCCGACTTTACGCGCTATAACAGTCGGGCGGGCCTGCTTACTTGCCAGACCTATGATTACTTCGGCGATCGGCTGACCGACGTGATGCCCGCGCTCGGCACGCATTTTCCGATGCCCGAGTGGCAGATCGAGCGGATGTTTCCGGGCGTGCCGAAGAGCTTGTTCCGCGAACATCGTTGGCGCGACGATGTCGTGACGATCGGCGAAGTGCCGGCCGCTTATGTCGCCGAGGTCACGGCCGGACTTTGGGATAAGCCTTGGCCTGCGCAACTAAATAAGTTGCTGTGGGAAGGTGGTCACGATCTGATCCTCTCGATCGGCCAAGTCGTGCCGCACGAAGTGATCGGCATGGCGAACTACAATAAGAACATCTTCGTCGGCACCGGCGGCTCGCAGGGAATCAACGAAAGCCATTTCATCGGCGCGGCCTACGGCATGGAACGCATGATGGGACGCGCCGACACGCCGCTGCGCCGCATCCTGAACTACGCGCAAGATCACTTTTGCGAACACCTGCCGCTGCTCTACATCTTAACCGTCGTCGGCACGAACGAGCGTCGCGAGCTGGTAACGCGCGGGCTCTACATCGGCGACGACCACGATTGCTACGAACAAGCCGCGGCGCTGTCGATCCGCGTAAACTTCTCGATCTTGAAGGAAGAGCTGCCGAAGGTCGTCGTTTATCTCGACGAGGAAGAGTTTCATAGCACTTGGCTCGGCAACAAGTCCATCTATCGGACTCGCATGGCGATCGCCGATCGCGGGACGCTCATCGTTCTTGCGCCGGGCGTGAAGACGTTCGGCGAAGATCCCCAGATCGACGTGTTGATTCGCAAATACGGCTACCGCACGACTCCCGAAGTGATGAAGTTCATGCAGGAAAACGCGGACTTGCAAGGAAACCTTTCGGCGGCCGCGCATTTGATTCACGGCTCGTCGGAAGGGCGGTTCGATGTCGTTTATTGTCCCGGGCATCTCACGCGCGACGAGATCGAAGGGGTTGGCTATCAGTATGCCGGCCTGGCGAGCATGACCGAGCGCTACGATCCGGCGAAGCTTGCCGATGGTTGGAACGTGCTGCCCGACGGCGAGCGCATCTACTACATCAGCAATCCCGCGCTCGGTCTTTGGGCCTACGAAGGTCGATTGAAATAAGTTTGTTTCCGCTTGCGCCGAGACTTCGCATGTCCCCCTGTTCCGAGGTCGCTATGACTCGCAGATGTTTCTCGTTATGGATCGGAGCGGTCGTCGCATCGCTCGCCGGATGGGTCGCCGGATGGATCGGCCCGGTGCAATCGGCCGTCGCTGCAGAAGCGTTGGAGCAGCGGATCTTCTCGGTCGGGGTGGCGAGCGTCGACGTCACGCCGAAGCATCCCGTGCGTCTCACGGGCTACGGCAATCGCAAGACGGAGTTCGAGTCGGTCGAGCAACCGCTCTTCGCCAAAGCGCTCGCGCTGCGCGACGGTGCGGGAACCGCCAAGGTGTTGATCACGGTCGATTCCCTCGGCGTGACCGACGCTATGACCTCGGCCGTTGCGGCTCGGCTGAGCGAGAAACATAAGATTCCGCGCGAGAACGTGGCGATCTGCGCATCGCATACGCATAGTGCCCCGGCTTTGAGCGGCGCGGCTTCGTTGATCTTTCCGTCGCCGCTGACCGCCGAAGAACGCAAGCACATCGACGACTATACCGCCGAGCTGACGAAGCAACTCGGCGATGCGGCCGAGGCGGCGCTCGGCACGATGCGCCCTTCGACGATCATGCACGGAGTCGGCACCGCGAAATTCGCCGTGAATCGCCGAGTGTTGAAAGACGGCGTTTGGACCGGCTTCGGCGTGGTACCGACCGGCGCGGTCGATCATGCCCTGCCGGTCTTGTTCGTACGCGATCTCGTCGACGGCGAAGAAGGAAAGTTGCGGGCCGTCCTCATTAACTACGCTTGCCACTGCACGACGCTCAGCGGAGCGTTCAACAAGATTCACGGCGATTGGGCCGGGTGCGCGCAGGAGCAGATCGAACGGGAGAATCCCGGTTGTACGGCCCTGATCAGCATCGGGTGCGGAGCCGATGCGAACCCGAATCCGCGCACCGATGATTTGGCTGTCTTGCGGCAACACGGAGACGAAGTCGCGCGCGAAGTCGTGCGATTGATGAAAACGCCGAAGTCGCTGAAGCCGCTCGTCGGACCGATCACGGCGAAGCGCGACACGCTCGGGCTGCCGCTCGCCGCGCTGCCGACCAAAGAAGAATTCGAGAAGCGGGCCGCGACGAAAGGTCCGATCGCCGCCCATGCGAAGTTGCAATTGGCACGGTTGGCCGAAGGGAAGTCGCTGCCGACCGAAGTGCCGTACTCCGTGCAAACTTGGCTCTTCGGCAATTCTCTGGCGATGGTGTTTCTGCCGGGCGAAGTCACGGTCGACTATCAAATGCGCCTCAAGCGAGAGCTCGACGGACTTCGGCTCTGGATCAACGCCTACTCGAACGACTCGCCTTGTTACATCGCTTCGAAGCGGGTGCTCGCCGAAGGGGGCTATGAAGTCGATGGCTCGATGTACTACTACGACCAGCCGCAACATTTCGCGCCGGAAGTCGAGCAGACGTTGATCGCGGCCGTGCATAGGCATGTGCCCGACGCGCTATTTCACTTTGCGACCCGCTTTGCCGGCGACATCGCGAAGATCGAGGCTCGCGACCGCAAAACCCCTCCGCCGGCAGACGGCATCTTATTCATCGGCAGTTCGACGATCGTGCGGTGGAAACTAGACAAATGGTTCTCGGACCTCCCGACGATCAACCACGGCTTCGGCGGCTCGCAGCTCGGCGATTCCGTTTACTATTTCGATCGCCTGGTCGTGCCGGTGCGTCCGCGGCAGATCGTGATGTTCGCCGGCAGCAACGATCTCGCCTTAGGAAGATCGCCGGCGGAAGTGAGTCGTGCGTTCGTAGAATTCGCGACGCTCGTGCGCACGAAGCTGCCGGCGACTCGGCTCACCTACCTTGCGATCACGCCGAGCGTGCTGCGATGGCCGCTCATCGAAAAGCAACGCGAGACCAATCGGCTAATCACGGCCGAGATCGAAAAACTCAATCAAGAGAGCCTCAACCAAGGGAGCCGCAACCAAGATAGCAAGGCTCCGCTCGTCGAAATCATTCCGACCGAAGCGGCGCTCCTCGATTCCGCCGGCCAACCGCAACCGAAGCTTTATGTCGCCGACGGACTCCACCTGAGCGAGGAAGGCTACGAGATCATCACCGGGCTTGTGCGCAAGGTGTTGAAATAGCGGCGCAAGCGTCGTCGAGCTAATCGCTAACGATGACGAAACCGAGGGCGAACGCCACCAGCCCGGCACCGAAAGCGCTCGTGTAGACCAGCGTCAGGTTCGTCTGGCCGAGTTGCGTAAACAGGTTCAGGCCGAAGATGATCGCCATGGCCGTCATCATGCCGGAGACCGCGCCGATCTTGAGTTTCTTCTGGCGGAGCTCCGCTTTGTTGACTCGAGCCGGCACCTTGAGCGCAGCCGTGCTCGACGACTTATCCGCCGCGGATCCTATGGAACCTTGCGGCACCGAGTGCATTTCGGCGAGTGCCGCTTCGCGCGAGTAATACCTCGAGATCGCGAGATCGACCGCGGCTTTCGTGCAAATGATTTGGCGGATCTGCGCTCCGAAGCGGAGTCGGAGTTGTTCTTCCATCTCCGGCTTGAGCGGCTTCGGCGATGCGATGATCACTTGTCCGTCGTCGACGACCACCGGAACCAGCGTGTTCTGCCGAGCCATGATCGCCGGGACGGTCGGGATCAGCGACTCATCGAACGTCATCGACGCCAGATCGACGAACGGCATCCCGAGCGACTCGGCGTAAAGGGGCATGACGACATCATGCGGCGCGAGCTTCTGGTTGATGATCGCTTCGTGCAGATCGAGGTTGAGCGTGTCGGCTAATTTCCTGGCCTTCTCGAGCGGCTCATCGTCGAGCACCTTACGCGCACGAATGAGCTTATGCAGCTGCACTAGTCGGACATCGCGCCCGGCTTTCCCGCCGAGCGATTGATCGTAGTCGTTTTTGCGCCGCACATCGCTGAGGACGAGCATCGCCTTCGTCATGTCCGTGAGCATCTGGGGCCAGCGCGGCGACTTCGGTTCTTCCGCGATCTTGATGCGCACTTGATCGACGCGCTTATTGAAGCTCTTACGCACCACGGCTAGGTCGGGCTCCAACGCGTTGAGGCCCAGTAATTCGTAGTGCGTTTTCGGGCGTTTGTTTTCCGGCGAAGTGCTCATAGCGAGGATCGAAAAACGAGGAAGATCGAAGGGCGAAGGGAACGTGGACCGAACGAGGGTCGGCGGAAATGCGACCATCGGACGAATCGTCGACGTGGATCAATCTATCGATCGGCCGGCATGCGGCAACGGTGCGGCTTCAAGAATCATTCCGCTTCGCGAATGATTTCCTTGACCAACTGCACGAAATGCGGTTGCTTGGAGCTGACCGAGAGATCGGCCGCTTTCTTATCCGCCGGCTTCCGATCGGCATACTCGAATACCGCGACGCGCTTGAGCATCTGATTGAAGACGCCCCAGAAGGCTTTGAGCCGCACGATGCCCGGCCCCTTGCGCTTCTTCTTGACCGCCGGCTCTTTCGGCGGCTTCGGCTCCTTGGCGGGCTTCGCAGGCGCAGCAGCCTTGGTTTTCACCGGGGCGACTTTCGCTTTGCCGTTTTCGGCAGCCTTGGCAATCGGCTTGGCCGCTTCTTTGGCGACCGCCGGTTTTGCTTTGCCGTCTTTTTTCGCGACAGGTTTGGCTACTTTCGCCACCTTCGCTGCCGGCACGGGCTTCTTAGCCTTCAACGGCTTCGCCGACGGACGCGCCGCCTCGACAGGCCGACGCAACTTCTTTTGATTTGGAACTTTACGAGCCATAAGCGACTCTCGATCGGAGACCCGTTGCGGGACGGCTCAAACGCGGGTCGGCTCGCTAACCCCTCAAGGGGGAGCCCCCACAGCTTCTCTATGATAACGCAAATTGCCTCTCTCTACTAGAGCGTCCGTTCGGTCTCGCGCAGGCGAGAGCATTACGATTCGCTGAGAAGGCTTTATGAGATGGAGTAGATGAACGTGCTACCCACCCGAAGAGATTAAGCCACTCGACGAACTGCGATGGACTTGGACGCACATTGAGCGACGACTTCTCCGGCGAGGGCCCGATAGTCGTCCGTGCCGTGCGAGTCGGGGGCGTAGTCCAAGATTGATTGTCCGAAGCTCGGAGCTTCGGCGAGGCGAATGTTGCGGCGAATGCGGGTCTTAAACGGAGCGGCCTTCGCCCAAGGTGTGTTGCCGCCGCGAGTTCGCTCGAAAAAGGCATCGACGTCGCGCGTTACTTCGTTCGCGAGCCGGGTGCCCGACTCGTACATGCAGAACACGACGCCGCCGAGGGTAAGCCGAGCGTTGATTCGCCGGGCGACGACGTCGATCGTCTCAAGAAGTTTGCTAAGGCCGTGCAGTGCAAGGAAATGCGGCTGAAGTGGAATATAAACTTGATCGACCGCGGCCAAGGCGTTGAGCGTCAGCACACCGAGCGACGGGGCGCAATCGATCAACACGAAATCGAACTGGGGCGCGATCCGATCTAAATGATCGCGCAGCAGCAACTCGCGCCCGACTTCGCCCGCCAATTCGACTTCGGCCGCGGCCAGATCGATGCTCGATGCGATGAGGCTCAGGTTTGAGTTGATCGGGCGAACGGTATCTTCGATCGCCGCCTCGCGACACAAAACGTCGTAGACGCTCGGAGTTTCATCGTCGTTGCTCGGCACGATTCCCAGATGCAACGTCGCATGGGCCTGGGGATCGAGATCGACGAGCAAGACCTTTTTCCCGAGCTCGGCCAACGTGGCACTCAGATTGACGGCGGTCGTCGTTTTACCGACTCCCCCTTTCTGATTCAAAATCGCAAGTTGCATACATACACCAGGATAAGAATCTAGAAACGGGATCGAATGAGACGAAATTTCGGTGGGGGATTAATTATAGGTCGTGCCCGATGGTCGACCTAGATCAATCGGAGCGTTCGCGAAGGCGTTGGTTTCCCTCTATTAGCGATTACAATGAAGGGCCCGGCCGCGGTTTCCGAGCCTCGCCGGGCCGATGCCGGCACTTTTTCGAACGACTTGGCCTAGTAGCGAGTTTTTACGATGCGTGTGATCGTCGAATCGACTTCCGCCCAAGTGGCTCAAAAGGCCGCGATCTTCGTCGCCGAGTTGGTGCGACGTAAGCCGACCTGCGTGCTCGGCCTTGCTACCGGCAGCACGCCGCTCGGGCTCTATCGCGAGTTGATCCGCTTGCATCGTGAAGAAGGGCTCGATTTCTCCCGCGTAACGTCGTTCAACCTCGACGAATACGTCGGGCTCGCTCCGACGCACGAGCAGAGCTATCGCTACTTCATGCAAACGAACCTCTTCGAGCATATCAATATCGACCAGCGCAACACGCATGTGCCCGACGGCCTCGCCGACGACTTCGACGTGGCCTGCGAGCAGTATGAGCGACACATCAAAGAAGAGGGGGGCATCGACCTTCAGGTGCTCGGGATCGGCAGCGACGGTCATATCGCGTTCAACGAGCCGGGCTCTTCGCTCGGGAGCCGAACGCGTTTGAAGTCGCTGACGAGCGAAACGGTGTGCGACAACGCGCGCTTCTTCACCAACAAAGACGAGGTGCCGCGCTTAGCCGTCACGATGGGAGTCGGTACGATTCTGGAGTCGCGTCGTTGCTTGTTGCTGGCCTGCGGACAGCATAAGTCGGAAGCGATCCGAGCGACGGTCGAAGGGCCGCTGACGGCGCAAGTGACCGCTTCGGCCTTGCAGCTTCATCGCGATGTGATCGCCGTGGTCGATGAAGAGGCTGCGACGCGTTTGGTGCGCCGCGCTTATTACTGCGAGGTCGAACAGGCGCAACAGGCGTTGCAAGCCGGGAAATCGAAGGGCGGGAAGCGGTAGGGCGGTGCGGCGGTGAAGGGATCGCGAAACCGCAAGCGGCATGGCGGTGTCGTGAGGAGGCGGCTTACCGGTCTGAACTGACCACCGACCACCGGCCACTGCCCACTTCTACTTCTTCCGCCTCTTCCTGCTTTGCCGGTTGCGGTGTCCTCTCCGGTTGCGAAAAATCTTCGTCGTGCGGTCTCTGGTGCATTTTCGCAGCGCATACTTCCTTGTTGGGTTGCCGGTCGAGTTTTCGTGATCGACACGACCGTCGTAACCCTCGCAAGCCGCAATCCTCTCGACGTCGAGCTTCGCTTTGTTTCGCCGTTTGCCAACCGCCGTCGCTATCTTGCTCGTCGCATTCACCGTTGCGAAGCCGGCGGCTGCGCAATCGAATTTCGCTTTTCCCGGCCAAGCGGCTGCGACTTCGACCGGCTTCATTGCCGACGAGCAGGCCTTGCTCGCCGACGTCGCCGATGGCCGGCTCGATCGGGTGCCGCTCCTCGATGCCGCGCTCCTCGCCGGCGGAACCAGCGACGCGCGGGCCCTCGAAACCTATCGCCGACGTTTCGAGCATTGGGTTGCCGAGTTGCAAGTCTCGGGTCGCATCGTCGGCAATGAGCGAGATCGGGCTCGGGGCGTCCTCGAGTATCTGCATAGCCGCGTCCTCACCGGCGGCTTTCGCGACACCAGCACGAAACTCGATGAAGCGTTCGAGCATGGCCGGTTCAATTGCATCAGTTCCGTGATCCTCTTCCGCACACTTGCCGCACGCTTCGGCCTCACGGTCCACGGCGTCGAAGTGCCGGGGCATGCCTATGCCGTCGTGGAAGCGGCCGACGAATCGTTCATCGTACAAACGACTTGCCGCGATTGGTTCGCCGCGGACGGCGATACCTCGTTGCAACGCTCGCTCCTCCGCCGCACGATCGGCGCTGCCGCAGCCGACACGGCCGAGCAAGCGAAGCGCGAACGCCGGCTGAGCGATGTCGGAATGCTGGCGGTCGTGTACTACAACCGCGGCGTCGACCATTTGGAAGCCGGGAGCCACGAAGCCGCGATCGAGGCGAACCGCACCGCGCTCAAGCTCGACGCGGCGAACGAAGCCGCGCGGGCCAACCTATTGGCCGGTCTTAACAATTGGTCGCTCGAGCTCGGCCGTCGCGGCGACTTTCCGCAAGCGCTGCGCATGCTGGAAACCGGGTTGCAATACGCGCCGGAATACGGATTGTTTCACGAGAATCTAGTCGCTCTCTATCAGCAGCGGCTCGCCGGCTCGACGTCGACCGTGGAGGCGAGCCCGAACTTGTCGGCTCTCCGCGGCTGCTATGCCCGTTGGCAAAGCGAACTGCGCCGCCAGGGCGCGACGGCCGAAGCCGAGACCGTGGCCCGCCGGGCTTCGGAAGATCCGTTCCTCCGCGCCGTGAACTAGCGCGGCGAACTAGGTCCGCCGCACCATCCGAACGGTGCGGCCGGTATTAGCAGGCCATGAGGATGGGAGTCCGCCGATCATTCGTAGCGGCGTTTCCGTCAAATTTCCCCCATCATCAGGGGCTTCCTCGGCTTCTTTTCCACGGCGGTTTGCCATTTCGGCCGCGCGTGCCGACAATAAGAGTAACTGTCGCACAGTAACCACCAATCGGGTCGGACCTTATACGTCGTGCCCGAGAGGTAAAACCGCATTGCTCGAAACCGTCCGGCAGCTGCCGGGGTTTCATTCTCTGAGACCTGCCGCCGACTCCCCAGGTACGGCTCGCCCGCCTACACCCAAGGATTGCCCATGAGCGCCGTCGGTGACTCCGAATCGGCCCCGTCGATCGTTCGCCCGGATCCTGCTTTATTGGATCCGGCTACGAGATCGGCTGCGCTGCCGAATCGCTCCCTCTTCGAGCGCTCCGACGGCTCGGGCACCGACCGCAAGAGCAGCGGCAAGGCCGCGCGCGGCGGCGCGGCGCGAGCGCTGCGCACGTTCGTCATGCTGCTCATTGCGACCGTGCTGCTCGTCGGTACCGGTTGGGCCGCGCTCAAGTATGCGCCGTTCGCTTCGAGCAAGACGGGCCCCGTCGTGCTGACGCATACGGTCCAACGGAGCGACCTCGTCGTGACGATTACCGACGACGGCAACGTCGAGAGCGCAAGCAATATCGACATTCGCTGCCTCGTCGCCGGCGGCGGCGTTATTAAAGACATCATCACCGACGGCACGATCGTCAAGCAAGGCGATCGCCTCGTCGAGATCGACTCCGCGGCGATCGACGAAGCGATCTTGCAACAGAAGATCGGCTACGAAAAGGCCCGCGCCGTGCGCGACCAAGCGAAGAACGATCTCGAAGCGGCGAAGATCACGTTGCGCGAGTACGTCGAAGGAACCTATCTGAAGGAGCGCCAAGCGGTCGACTCGCAAATCACGATCGCCGAAGAAAACATGCGCAGCGCGCAGAACACGCTCCTCTACACCGAGCGCATGTTTCGCAAAGGCTATGTGACGCCGCTGCAACTCGAGTCGCAACAGTTCGCCGTAAAGCGCTCGGGCCTCGATCTCGATACCGCGAAGACCGCGAAGCGCGTGCTCGAAGAATTTACGTTCGCCAAGATGAAGAACGATCTCGAAACACAGGTGTCGACGGCCGGCGCGAAAGCCACGAGCGAAGAAGCGGCCTTCGCGCTCGAAGAATCGAAACTTAAACGGCTCGAAACGCAGAAGCTCAATTGCATCATCGTCGCTCCGCAAAGCGGCATGGTCGTGTATGCCAACGAAACCGGCGGCGGACGCAATAGCAGCGACCGGCCGAAGATCGAAGAAGGGGCCCAGGTCCGCGAGAATCAAGTCATTTTGCGAGTCCCCGACCTCACGCAAATGCAGGTCAAAGCGACCGTGCACGAATCGAAAGTCGAAAGCCTACGACCCAACATGCGGGCCTCGATCGGCATTCAAAATCGCAAGCTCACCGGCCACGTGACGACGGTCGCCAACCAGCCCGAGCCTGGGTCGTGGATGGCGTCGAACATCAAGGAGTATGCCGCTTATGTGCGGATCGACGGTGCGCAAAACGATTTGAAGCCCGGCATGACGGCCGAAGTCGTTATCTTGGTCGCCGAAAAGAAAAACGTGCTGACGGTTCCGGTGCAGTGCATCGTCGAGCAAGCCGGCAAGTTCTACTGTTGGAAGAGCCTCGGCGCTACGAGCGAGAAGACCGAAGTGAAGCTCGGCCCCGGCGACGACCGCAAAGTCGAAGTCGTCTCGGGCCTGAGCGAAGGGGATGTCGTACTGCAAAACCCACCGGAAAAATCCGGCGGCGAGTTCTCGAGCGCCGGCGGCACGCGACAATTCGGCGACGGCCCGCGCGGCACCGGCGCAAGCGGTCGGGATGCTAAAGGCCCCGGTTCCGATAGCCCCGGCGCCAGCGGCGGGCCAAGCACCGGCGCGGGCCCGGCAGGCACGCGCGGAGCCGGCGGAGGTCGCGGAGTCGACATCATGTCGATGGATAAAAACGGCGACGGCAAGGTGAGCCTCGACGAAGCACCCGAGCAAATGAAGAACTTCTTCGGGCGAATCGATACCGACGGCGACGGCTTCATCACCGCTGCGGAATCGGCCGCTGCGAAGGCTCGTCGGGCTGCTAACGGCGGCGGTGCTCCCGGTGCCGGTCCTCCTGCGGGTCCCGGCGGCAATCAATAACGGGCTCCGCTGGAACTAGACTTTCCTTCCCCTCCGTTTCTCGCGGCGCTCCGTTGTTTAGTTACAAGCTTCTGCAAACTCTCCGTCTCGGCACGAAAAGCTTGCTGCTGCACAAGCTGCGCTCGGCGCTCGCCGTGCTCGGGATTCTCATCGGCGTCACGGCCGTCATCTGGCTCGTGGCGATGGGCGAAGGGGTCAGCCTGCAAGCCCAGCGGCAGATCAAAGATCTCGGCGCGACGAACATCATCGTGCGCAGCATCAAGCCGACCGCCGCCTCCTCCGCCGGAGCGAATAGCCGCGTGGTCGAATACGGCCTCCGGCGCGACGACTTCGATCGCCTCCGCGCCATTCCGACCGTGGTCGGCGCCGTGCCGCTGCGCGAGTTGAACCAACGAGAAGCCCGCTACATCGATCGCGCGCTCGATGTGCGCATCGTCGGCTGTCGCACCGAGTATCTCGAACTGAATCATCTGCAGCTCGACATCGGCCGGTTCATCTCGTCCGAAGATGAAGCCACGGTCGAAAACGTCTGCGTACTCGCGGCGGAGTCGGCCCGCGCGTTGTTCCGCTACGAAGACCCGCTCGGGAAGTCGATCTACCTCAACAATGCGTTTTACGTCGTCGTCGGCGTGACGGAAGAACGGAGCGCGACCGGCAACATCGGCGGCAGCTTCACCGGCCAAGACTACAACCGCGACGTCTACATTCCGCTCCGCACGCTCAAAGAGCGGATCGGCGACATGGTGACGTCGACGAAGGCCGGCAGCTTCGAATCGGAAATCGTGCAGCTCAGCCAAATCACGCTCACCGTGCGCGACATCGCCGAAGTCGACGAAACCTCGGCGATCATCCTCCGCCTGCTCGAACGGTTTCACAAGCAAAACGACTATTCGCTCGTCGTTCCCAAAGAATTGCTCAAGCAGGCCGAAGTCACGCAGATGATGTTCAACGTGTTGTTGGTCGTCGTGGCGGGCATCTCGCTCTTGGTCGGCGGCATCGGCATCATGAACATCATGCTCGCCACCGTGACGGAACGGACCCGCGAGATCGGCGTCCGGCGAGCGCTCGGCGCGAAGCAGCGCGACATCGTCTACCAGTTCCTTACCGAGACGCTCGTCCTCTCGGCGACCGGCGGTTTGCTCGGCGTGCTGATCGGTTTTTCGGTGACGTACGTCGTCGCGTTGGTGCGCTGGTTCATGACGGAATTCTTCCCGTCGCTCATGTCGGCCCTGCCG
The genomic region above belongs to Planctomycetia bacterium and contains:
- a CDS encoding neutral/alkaline non-lysosomal ceramidase N-terminal domain-containing protein, encoding MTRRCFSLWIGAVVASLAGWVAGWIGPVQSAVAAEALEQRIFSVGVASVDVTPKHPVRLTGYGNRKTEFESVEQPLFAKALALRDGAGTAKVLITVDSLGVTDAMTSAVAARLSEKHKIPRENVAICASHTHSAPALSGAASLIFPSPLTAEERKHIDDYTAELTKQLGDAAEAALGTMRPSTIMHGVGTAKFAVNRRVLKDGVWTGFGVVPTGAVDHALPVLFVRDLVDGEEGKLRAVLINYACHCTTLSGAFNKIHGDWAGCAQEQIERENPGCTALISIGCGADANPNPRTDDLAVLRQHGDEVAREVVRLMKTPKSLKPLVGPITAKRDTLGLPLAALPTKEEFEKRAATKGPIAAHAKLQLARLAEGKSLPTEVPYSVQTWLFGNSLAMVFLPGEVTVDYQMRLKRELDGLRLWINAYSNDSPCYIASKRVLAEGGYEVDGSMYYYDQPQHFAPEVEQTLIAAVHRHVPDALFHFATRFAGDIAKIEARDRKTPPPADGILFIGSSTIVRWKLDKWFSDLPTINHGFGGSQLGDSVYYFDRLVVPVRPRQIVMFAGSNDLALGRSPAEVSRAFVEFATLVRTKLPATRLTYLAITPSVLRWPLIEKQRETNRLITAEIEKLNQESLNQGSRNQDSKAPLVEIIPTEAALLDSAGQPQPKLYVADGLHLSEEGYEIITGLVRKVLK
- a CDS encoding ABC transporter permease; the protein is MFSYKLLQTLRLGTKSLLLHKLRSALAVLGILIGVTAVIWLVAMGEGVSLQAQRQIKDLGATNIIVRSIKPTAASSAGANSRVVEYGLRRDDFDRLRAIPTVVGAVPLRELNQREARYIDRALDVRIVGCRTEYLELNHLQLDIGRFISSEDEATVENVCVLAAESARALFRYEDPLGKSIYLNNAFYVVVGVTEERSATGNIGGSFTGQDYNRDVYIPLRTLKERIGDMVTSTKAGSFESEIVQLSQITLTVRDIAEVDETSAIILRLLERFHKQNDYSLVVPKELLKQAEVTQMMFNVLLVVVAGISLLVGGIGIMNIMLATVTERTREIGVRRALGAKQRDIVYQFLTETLVLSATGGLLGVLIGFSVTYVVALVRWFMTEFFPSLMSALPPNIRDITPQIAPWSVVSAFFISIFVGVVFGLYPARRASLMDPIDALRHE
- the nagB gene encoding glucosamine-6-phosphate deaminase, with product MRVIVESTSAQVAQKAAIFVAELVRRKPTCVLGLATGSTPLGLYRELIRLHREEGLDFSRVTSFNLDEYVGLAPTHEQSYRYFMQTNLFEHINIDQRNTHVPDGLADDFDVACEQYERHIKEEGGIDLQVLGIGSDGHIAFNEPGSSLGSRTRLKSLTSETVCDNARFFTNKDEVPRLAVTMGVGTILESRRCLLLACGQHKSEAIRATVEGPLTAQVTASALQLHRDVIAVVDEEAATRLVRRAYYCEVEQAQQALQAGKSKGGKR
- a CDS encoding D-mannonate epimerase, with product MTTYYAEGSPTTELSAADMRAALHEAFRALGPRERVLAVPPDFTRYNSRAGLLTCQTYDYFGDRLTDVMPALGTHFPMPEWQIERMFPGVPKSLFREHRWRDDVVTIGEVPAAYVAEVTAGLWDKPWPAQLNKLLWEGGHDLILSIGQVVPHEVIGMANYNKNIFVGTGGSQGINESHFIGAAYGMERMMGRADTPLRRILNYAQDHFCEHLPLLYILTVVGTNERRELVTRGLYIGDDHDCYEQAAALSIRVNFSILKEELPKVVVYLDEEEFHSTWLGNKSIYRTRMAIADRGTLIVLAPGVKTFGEDPQIDVLIRKYGYRTTPEVMKFMQENADLQGNLSAAAHLIHGSSEGRFDVVYCPGHLTRDEIEGVGYQYAGLASMTERYDPAKLADGWNVLPDGERIYYISNPALGLWAYEGRLK
- a CDS encoding AAA family ATPase, whose product is MQLAILNQKGGVGKTTTAVNLSATLAELGKKVLLVDLDPQAHATLHLGIVPSNDDETPSVYDVLCREAAIEDTVRPINSNLSLIASSIDLAAAEVELAGEVGRELLLRDHLDRIAPQFDFVLIDCAPSLGVLTLNALAAVDQVYIPLQPHFLALHGLSKLLETIDVVARRINARLTLGGVVFCMYESGTRLANEVTRDVDAFFERTRGGNTPWAKAAPFKTRIRRNIRLAEAPSFGQSILDYAPDSHGTDDYRALAGEVVAQCASKSIAVRRVA
- a CDS encoding TolC family protein gives rise to the protein MSAVGDSESAPSIVRPDPALLDPATRSAALPNRSLFERSDGSGTDRKSSGKAARGGAARALRTFVMLLIATVLLVGTGWAALKYAPFASSKTGPVVLTHTVQRSDLVVTITDDGNVESASNIDIRCLVAGGGVIKDIITDGTIVKQGDRLVEIDSAAIDEAILQQKIGYEKARAVRDQAKNDLEAAKITLREYVEGTYLKERQAVDSQITIAEENMRSAQNTLLYTERMFRKGYVTPLQLESQQFAVKRSGLDLDTAKTAKRVLEEFTFAKMKNDLETQVSTAGAKATSEEAAFALEESKLKRLETQKLNCIIVAPQSGMVVYANETGGGRNSSDRPKIEEGAQVRENQVILRVPDLTQMQVKATVHESKVESLRPNMRASIGIQNRKLTGHVTTVANQPEPGSWMASNIKEYAAYVRIDGAQNDLKPGMTAEVVILVAEKKNVLTVPVQCIVEQAGKFYCWKSLGATSEKTEVKLGPGDDRKVEVVSGLSEGDVVLQNPPEKSGGEFSSAGGTRQFGDGPRGTGASGRDAKGPGSDSPGASGGPSTGAGPAGTRGAGGGRGVDIMSMDKNGDGKVSLDEAPEQMKNFFGRIDTDGDGFITAAESAAAKARRAANGGGAPGAGPPAGPGGNQ